A genome region from Nocardiopsis exhalans includes the following:
- a CDS encoding FAD-dependent oxidoreductase: MTELPRSCDVVIVGAGPAGLVAAADLADAGLDVTVLEAEDRVGGRVGGTVVDGYVLDRGFQVLNTGYPAVRRRLDLEALDLAAFPKGMAVRTDRGLLRLVPSPSAALSALSLFSGDTVRASDLFRLVGMVAENALLPAERLKQRPETDIITELQQRGLGKRAVNTLIRPFLRGVFLDEDLSTSSRVNSLVWRSFVRGTLTVPAAGMQAVPEQLARNAAGASIRLGTRVRSVAPGRVETEESTVRARAVLVAVGPSQARRLLPALDVPRTNATTTYFHARPVTAHEDPLLHVDGRTSSGGLRLSGVMVMTATAPAYAPPGMSLIASSVVGSQQPDETVVRAEAARVLGTHHGHWKHIRTVHVPDALPAAPPPQGDLRLPVRLGEGIYVAGDHRDTPSLQGAMVSGERAAAAVLADLAGRPAPG; this comes from the coding sequence ATGACCGAGCTACCGCGCAGCTGTGACGTCGTCATCGTGGGAGCGGGGCCGGCCGGCCTGGTGGCGGCGGCCGACCTCGCGGACGCCGGGCTGGACGTGACCGTCCTGGAGGCTGAGGACAGAGTGGGCGGCCGGGTCGGCGGCACCGTGGTGGACGGGTACGTCCTGGACCGCGGTTTCCAGGTCCTCAACACCGGCTATCCGGCCGTGCGCCGTCGTCTGGACCTGGAGGCGCTGGACCTCGCGGCCTTCCCCAAGGGGATGGCCGTGCGCACCGACCGGGGACTGCTCAGGCTGGTCCCCTCCCCTTCGGCTGCCCTGTCCGCACTGTCGCTGTTCTCCGGTGACACCGTCCGGGCCTCGGACCTGTTCCGTCTCGTGGGTATGGTCGCGGAGAACGCACTGCTGCCAGCCGAGCGCCTCAAGCAGCGCCCCGAGACGGACATAATCACCGAACTCCAACAGCGAGGTCTGGGCAAGCGGGCGGTGAACACACTGATACGCCCCTTTCTCAGAGGTGTCTTCCTCGACGAGGACCTCTCGACCTCCAGCCGGGTCAACAGCTTGGTCTGGCGTTCCTTCGTCCGAGGCACCCTGACCGTCCCGGCCGCGGGCATGCAGGCCGTTCCGGAGCAGTTGGCCCGCAACGCCGCCGGAGCGTCCATCCGGCTGGGAACCCGGGTGCGCTCGGTGGCCCCCGGCCGGGTCGAGACCGAGGAGTCCACCGTGCGGGCACGAGCCGTCCTGGTGGCGGTGGGCCCGTCACAGGCCCGGCGGCTCCTTCCCGCCCTGGACGTGCCGCGTACCAACGCGACTACCACCTACTTCCACGCCCGGCCCGTCACCGCCCACGAGGACCCGCTCCTGCACGTCGACGGGCGCACCAGCAGCGGAGGGCTGCGCCTGTCCGGCGTCATGGTGATGACCGCTACCGCGCCCGCCTACGCCCCGCCGGGAATGTCGCTCATCGCCTCCTCCGTCGTGGGATCCCAACAGCCGGACGAAACCGTGGTGCGCGCTGAGGCCGCCCGTGTCCTCGGCACACACCACGGCCACTGGAAGCACATCCGCACCGTCCACGTCCCGGACGCCCTGCCCGCGGCGCCCCCGCCCCAGGGGGATCTCCGACTCCCGGTGCGGTTGGGCGAGGGCATCTACGTAGCCGGTGACCACCGCGACACACCTTCGCTCCAAGGAGCCATGGTCAGTGGGGAGCGGGCCGCCGCAGCGGTCCTGGCCGACCTGGCGGGCCGCCCGGCGCCGGGCTGA
- a CDS encoding pyruvate carboxylase: MFEKILVANRGEIAIRALRAGHELGARTVAVFPHEDRHSLHRLKADEAYQIGEPGHPVRAYLSVDEIVRAAREAGADAVYPGYGFLSENPELARACAEAGITFVGPPAEVLELTGNKATAIAAAKRAGIPVLDSTDPSTDVDGLVEAAEEIGFPVFVKAVAGGGGRGMRRVDTRATLRESIEAAMREAETAFGDPTVFLERAVVDPRHIEVQILSDGEDVIHLYERDCSVQRRHQKVVELAPAPNLDPQLRERMCQDAVRLAQELGYRNAGTVEFLVGRDGQHVFIELNPRIQVEHTVTEEVTDVDLVQSQIRIASGESLADLGLSQDAIVLHGAALQCRITTEDPANGFRPDTGTISAYRSPGGSGIRLDGGTAAAGSEVSAYFDSLLVKLTCRGRDFATAVSRAQRAVAEFRIRGISTNIPFLQAVLEDEDFRQGRVTTSFIEERPQLLTARPSADRGTRLLTYLADVTVNKPHGERPHLIDPAAKLPAVAEGDPPAGSRQRLTELGPEGFARWLRESDTLGVTDTTFRDAHQSLLATRVRTQDLLAAAPAVAHTLPELLSLECWGGATYDVALRFLAEDPWERLAALREAVPNVALQMLLRGRNTVGYTPYPTEVTNAFVREAAATGVDVFRIFDALNDVEQMRPAIDAVRETGTGLAEVALCYTADLSDPAEKLYTLDYYLKLAERIVESGAHVLAIKDMAGLLRAPAAARLVSALRSEFDLPVHVHTHDTAGGQLATYLAAVNAGADAVDGAVASMAGTTSQPSLSAIVAAFDHSATPTGLSLDAVNELEPYWEAVRRVYAPFEAGLASPTGRVYHHEIPGGQLSNLRTQAIALGLGDRFEDIEAMYAAADRMLGRLVKVTPSSKVVGDLALHLVGAGVSPEEFEKDPDRFDVPDSVIGFLRGELGVPPGEWPEPFRTKALRGRGEPRATAELSEKDRAGLAEEPRATLNRLLFAGPTKEFESHRAAYGDTSVLDSKDFFYGLREGEEHVVDLEPGVRLLIGLQAVSEADERGMRTVMTTLNDQLRPLHVRDRSLASDVPEAEKADRNDPAQVAAPFAGVVTPVVSVGDEVKAGDTVATIEAMKMEASITAPQAGVVSRVAVDGVQRVEGGDLIVHLG; encoded by the coding sequence ATGTTCGAGAAGATACTGGTGGCCAACCGCGGTGAGATCGCCATCCGCGCGTTGCGCGCGGGGCACGAGCTGGGGGCGCGCACCGTCGCCGTCTTCCCCCACGAGGACCGCCACTCGCTGCACCGGCTCAAGGCAGACGAGGCCTACCAGATCGGCGAACCCGGGCACCCCGTCCGCGCCTACCTCTCGGTCGACGAGATCGTCCGCGCGGCGCGAGAGGCGGGCGCCGACGCCGTCTACCCCGGGTACGGCTTCCTTTCGGAGAACCCCGAGCTGGCGCGGGCCTGCGCCGAGGCGGGCATCACCTTCGTGGGCCCGCCCGCCGAGGTACTGGAACTGACCGGGAACAAGGCGACCGCCATCGCCGCCGCCAAGCGGGCGGGCATCCCGGTCCTGGACTCCACCGATCCCTCCACCGACGTGGACGGACTGGTCGAGGCCGCCGAGGAGATCGGTTTCCCGGTCTTCGTCAAGGCCGTGGCCGGCGGCGGCGGCCGGGGCATGCGCCGGGTGGACACCCGCGCCACCCTGCGCGAGTCCATCGAGGCCGCCATGCGCGAGGCCGAGACCGCCTTCGGCGACCCCACGGTGTTCCTGGAGCGCGCCGTGGTGGACCCGCGCCACATCGAGGTGCAGATCCTCTCCGACGGCGAAGACGTCATCCACCTGTACGAGCGCGACTGCTCGGTGCAGCGCCGCCACCAGAAGGTCGTGGAGCTGGCCCCGGCCCCCAACCTCGACCCGCAGCTGCGCGAGCGCATGTGCCAGGACGCCGTGCGGCTGGCTCAGGAACTGGGGTACCGGAACGCGGGCACGGTCGAGTTCCTGGTGGGCCGGGACGGCCAGCACGTGTTCATCGAGCTCAACCCGCGCATCCAGGTGGAGCACACGGTGACCGAGGAGGTCACCGACGTCGACCTCGTGCAGTCGCAGATCCGGATCGCCTCCGGTGAGAGCCTCGCCGACCTGGGCCTGTCCCAGGACGCGATCGTGCTGCACGGCGCCGCCCTCCAGTGCCGCATCACCACCGAGGACCCGGCCAACGGGTTCCGGCCCGACACCGGGACGATCAGCGCCTACCGCTCCCCCGGCGGCTCGGGCATCCGCCTGGACGGCGGGACCGCCGCGGCGGGTTCGGAGGTCAGCGCCTACTTCGACTCCCTGCTGGTCAAGCTCACCTGCCGGGGCCGCGACTTCGCCACGGCGGTGAGCCGCGCCCAGCGCGCGGTGGCCGAGTTCCGGATCCGCGGCATCTCCACCAACATCCCCTTCCTCCAGGCGGTGCTGGAGGACGAGGACTTCCGTCAGGGCCGGGTGACCACCTCGTTCATCGAGGAGCGTCCCCAGCTGCTGACCGCGCGACCCTCCGCCGACCGGGGCACCCGCCTGCTCACCTACCTGGCCGACGTGACGGTGAACAAGCCGCACGGCGAGCGCCCGCACCTGATCGACCCGGCCGCCAAGCTGCCCGCCGTGGCCGAGGGCGACCCGCCCGCCGGGTCCAGGCAGCGCCTGACCGAACTGGGCCCCGAGGGGTTCGCGCGCTGGCTGCGCGAGTCCGACACCCTGGGGGTCACCGACACCACCTTCCGCGACGCCCACCAGTCGCTGCTGGCCACCCGGGTGCGCACTCAGGACCTGCTGGCCGCCGCGCCCGCGGTGGCGCACACCCTGCCCGAACTCCTCTCCCTGGAGTGCTGGGGCGGCGCGACCTACGACGTGGCGCTGCGCTTCCTGGCCGAGGACCCGTGGGAGCGGCTCGCCGCGCTGCGTGAGGCCGTGCCCAACGTGGCCCTGCAGATGCTGCTGCGCGGCCGCAACACGGTCGGGTACACGCCCTACCCCACCGAGGTCACCAACGCGTTCGTGCGCGAGGCCGCCGCGACCGGTGTGGACGTCTTCCGGATCTTCGACGCCCTCAACGACGTCGAGCAGATGCGCCCGGCGATCGACGCGGTCCGCGAGACCGGCACCGGGCTCGCCGAGGTGGCGCTGTGCTACACCGCGGACCTGTCCGACCCGGCCGAGAAGCTCTACACGCTGGACTACTACCTGAAGCTGGCCGAGCGGATCGTGGAGTCCGGCGCGCACGTACTGGCGATCAAGGACATGGCCGGACTGCTGCGCGCCCCGGCCGCCGCCCGGCTGGTCAGCGCGCTGCGCAGTGAGTTCGACCTGCCGGTCCACGTGCACACGCACGACACCGCGGGCGGTCAGCTCGCCACCTACCTGGCCGCGGTCAACGCTGGCGCGGACGCGGTGGACGGCGCCGTGGCGTCCATGGCCGGTACCACCTCGCAGCCGTCGCTGTCGGCGATCGTGGCCGCCTTCGACCACTCGGCCACCCCCACCGGGCTGTCCCTGGACGCGGTGAACGAGCTGGAGCCGTACTGGGAGGCGGTGCGCCGGGTGTACGCGCCCTTCGAGGCGGGCCTGGCCTCACCGACCGGCCGGGTCTACCACCACGAGATCCCCGGCGGTCAGCTGTCCAACCTGCGCACGCAGGCGATCGCGCTGGGGCTGGGCGACCGCTTCGAGGACATCGAGGCGATGTACGCCGCGGCCGACCGCATGCTGGGCCGCCTGGTGAAGGTGACCCCCTCCTCCAAGGTGGTGGGCGACCTGGCCCTGCACCTGGTGGGAGCGGGGGTCTCCCCCGAGGAGTTCGAGAAGGACCCGGACCGGTTCGACGTGCCGGACTCGGTGATCGGCTTCCTCCGCGGCGAGCTGGGGGTTCCTCCGGGCGAGTGGCCCGAGCCGTTCCGCACCAAGGCGCTGCGCGGGCGCGGTGAGCCCCGGGCCACCGCCGAGCTGAGCGAGAAGGACCGCGCCGGGCTCGCCGAGGAGCCGCGCGCCACCCTGAACCGGCTGCTGTTCGCGGGCCCCACGAAGGAGTTCGAGTCACACCGCGCCGCCTACGGCGACACCAGCGTGCTGGACAGCAAGGACTTCTTCTACGGTCTGCGCGAGGGCGAGGAGCACGTCGTGGACCTGGAGCCGGGTGTGCGTCTGCTCATCGGCCTCCAGGCGGTGAGCGAGGCCGACGAGCGCGGCATGCGCACCGTCATGACCACCCTCAACGACCAGCTCCGGCCGCTGCACGTTCGGGACCGGTCGCTGGCCTCGGACGTGCCCGAGGCGGAGAAGGCCGACCGCAACGACCCCGCCCAGGTCGCGGCGCCCTTCGCCGGTGTGGTGACACCCGTGGTGTCCGTGGGTGACGAGGTCAAGGCCGGTGACACGGTCGCCACGATCGAGGCGATGAAGATGGAGGCCTCCATCACCGCCCCGCAGGCCGGTGTGGTCTCGCGGGTGGCCGTCGACGGCGTTCAGCGCGTGGAGGGCGGCGACCTGATCGTGCACCTGGGCTGA
- a CDS encoding alpha/beta hydrolase, with protein MPQLHPDLSPARLLPALSFGPRTARVAQRLTDRMRPGPEPADLSIEEHTAPGPEGAPRLSLRVYRPRSLTAASPALLWTHGGGYLFGSPVQDERGSIEFARELGITVVSLRYRKAPRYTAPAPVEDAYAALSWTVDSADRLSVDPGRIAIGGASAGGGITAALALMCHDRGGPGPVFQLLVYPMLDDRTALRTDLDRLPTRLWSVSSNRYAWRAYLGEDPGGEHISPYAAPARREELSGLPPAWIGVGTLDLFHDEDLAYADRLRAAGVPCRTTVVPGAFHGFEAALPRAGASREFRRVQTEALRSAFEESAPPEL; from the coding sequence ATGCCCCAGCTGCACCCCGACCTGTCCCCCGCCCGGTTGCTGCCAGCACTCTCCTTCGGGCCGCGCACGGCACGTGTGGCCCAGCGGCTCACCGACCGGATGCGACCGGGACCAGAACCCGCCGATCTTTCGATCGAGGAGCACACCGCCCCGGGCCCCGAGGGCGCGCCGCGGCTCAGCCTTCGGGTCTACCGCCCCCGCTCGTTGACGGCCGCCTCCCCAGCGCTGCTGTGGACCCACGGCGGCGGGTACCTCTTCGGCAGTCCGGTGCAGGACGAGCGGGGGAGCATCGAGTTCGCGCGGGAGCTGGGCATCACCGTGGTCTCCCTCCGGTACCGCAAAGCGCCCCGGTACACGGCCCCGGCTCCGGTCGAGGACGCCTATGCCGCCCTCTCCTGGACGGTGGACAGCGCCGACCGACTGAGCGTCGACCCCGGCCGGATCGCGATCGGCGGGGCCAGTGCGGGCGGCGGCATCACCGCGGCCCTGGCCCTGATGTGCCACGACCGCGGCGGCCCCGGGCCCGTCTTCCAGCTGCTCGTCTACCCGATGCTGGACGACCGCACCGCGCTGCGCACCGACCTGGACCGGCTCCCGACCCGGCTGTGGTCGGTGAGCAGCAACCGGTACGCCTGGCGTGCCTATCTCGGCGAGGATCCCGGGGGCGAACACATCTCCCCCTACGCGGCCCCCGCCCGGCGCGAGGAGCTGTCCGGTCTGCCCCCGGCCTGGATCGGGGTGGGTACACTCGACCTCTTCCATGACGAGGACCTCGCCTACGCCGATCGCCTGCGCGCGGCCGGGGTGCCCTGCCGGACGACCGTGGTACCGGGGGCCTTCCACGGATTCGAGGCGGCACTGCCCCGGGCGGGAGCGTCCCGCGAGTTCCGCCGCGTGCAGACCGAGGCGCTCCGTTCAGCCTTCGAGGAGAGCGCTCCACCCGAGCTCTGA
- the tenA gene encoding thiaminase II — MTGFCARVWEETASTRDAIDALPFVRGIGDGSLSRERFDYYMTQDALYLRGYARALASAASQAQTSDEIAFFAKAAHGAIVVESSLHEGTVGSVGEEVRPSPTCTAYTSYVLSLAHTQGYPELVAGILPCFWIYTDVGERLTAKAGDLTEHPYGEWIATYGDEEFARSTEQVKAIADRLAEGAGEATVARMREAFVRATAYEWMFWDAAWRQETWPR, encoded by the coding sequence ATGACTGGTTTCTGTGCCCGGGTATGGGAGGAGACCGCGTCGACGCGGGACGCCATCGACGCCCTGCCGTTCGTCCGTGGAATCGGGGACGGCAGTCTGAGCCGGGAACGGTTCGACTACTACATGACCCAAGACGCCCTCTACCTGCGCGGATACGCGCGCGCCCTGGCCTCGGCGGCGAGCCAGGCCCAGACCAGCGACGAGATCGCGTTCTTCGCCAAGGCAGCGCACGGCGCGATCGTGGTGGAGAGTTCTCTGCACGAGGGCACCGTGGGCAGTGTTGGAGAAGAGGTCCGGCCCTCGCCGACCTGTACCGCCTACACCTCCTATGTGCTCTCGCTCGCGCACACCCAGGGCTACCCCGAACTGGTGGCCGGGATCCTGCCGTGCTTCTGGATCTACACCGATGTCGGAGAGCGCCTCACGGCCAAGGCCGGAGACCTCACCGAACACCCCTACGGCGAGTGGATCGCGACCTACGGCGACGAGGAGTTCGCCAGGTCCACCGAACAGGTGAAGGCGATCGCCGACCGGCTCGCCGAGGGTGCGGGTGAGGCGACGGTGGCGCGGATGCGCGAGGCGTTCGTGCGGGCCACGGCCTACGAGTGGATGTTCTGGGACGCCGCCTGGCGCCAGGAGACCTGGCCGCGATAA
- a CDS encoding universal stress protein has protein sequence MAPRTGAAVVAAFNGSPSSERALDWATDEARWRGLPLRIVYAFTWPLHHALPRGLPGFDAGEYARRVIDRARQRALERVPELEVEAEYFTADPEATLLLETHHAHTLVVGAGRMNAVDTVLPGSLAMALLVAASCPIVVVPDREPGPVSGRVMVGLDGSANARAAAEWALAVADSRESVLRAVSVAKKREAQAFGFREHGDEEAGPVQETLARTRGALSELISEVRGRWPRVRVEEVVETGHPAQVLSALSEDCDLMVVGTRGRGGFAGLLLGSVSRSVISHSRCPVAVVHAPRKA, from the coding sequence ATGGCTCCGCGAACAGGTGCGGCCGTCGTGGCCGCTTTCAACGGATCGCCCTCGAGCGAACGGGCCCTGGACTGGGCCACGGACGAGGCGCGGTGGCGAGGACTGCCTCTCCGCATCGTCTACGCCTTCACCTGGCCGCTCCATCACGCGTTACCCCGTGGTCTGCCCGGGTTCGACGCGGGTGAGTACGCGCGCCGTGTCATCGACCGGGCACGGCAGCGGGCACTGGAGCGCGTGCCCGAACTGGAGGTGGAAGCGGAGTACTTCACCGCGGACCCCGAAGCGACTCTGCTGCTCGAGACACACCACGCGCACACGCTCGTCGTCGGTGCCGGTCGGATGAACGCCGTTGACACGGTGCTGCCGGGATCCCTGGCCATGGCACTGTTGGTCGCCGCCTCGTGCCCGATCGTCGTCGTGCCCGACCGCGAACCCGGCCCCGTGTCCGGACGAGTCATGGTCGGCCTCGACGGGTCGGCCAACGCCCGTGCGGCCGCGGAATGGGCGTTGGCGGTTGCCGACAGCCGCGAGTCGGTACTGCGCGCGGTGTCGGTTGCCAAAAAACGGGAAGCGCAGGCCTTCGGATTTCGGGAGCACGGCGACGAGGAGGCGGGTCCCGTCCAGGAGACCTTGGCACGCACACGCGGGGCGCTGTCGGAGTTGATCTCCGAAGTGCGCGGTCGCTGGCCGCGGGTACGGGTCGAGGAGGTCGTCGAGACGGGGCACCCGGCGCAGGTGCTGTCCGCGCTGTCGGAAGACTGCGACCTGATGGTCGTCGGAACCCGAGGCCGGGGCGGTTTCGCGGGATTGCTGCTGGGGTCGGTCAGCCGGAGTGTGATCTCGCACAGCCGCTGCCCGGTCGCCGTGGTGCACGCGCCCCGGAAGGCGTGA
- a CDS encoding SAM-dependent methyltransferase encodes MSTPSVPAGVDLSAPHSARVWNYWLGGKDNYPVDRELGDQILRIHPKIAVDARAGRAFLVRTITHLAREEGVRQFLDVGTGLPTHQNTHEIAQAAAPDSRVVYVDNDPMVLAHARALLTGTAAGATEFVDHDLRDADQVLARAGELLDLDRPVGLSVIGTLGHIPTLKEAVDIVGAYLAGLPSGSFLVVADAVLPKEGSAADALDEWNKEAALAYRGHTLAEFASYFEGLELLEPGIGPSPLWRPEPVDVGNTPDTDMYGAVARKL; translated from the coding sequence ATGAGCACCCCCTCTGTCCCCGCAGGCGTCGACCTCTCCGCCCCGCACTCCGCCCGCGTGTGGAACTACTGGCTCGGCGGCAAGGACAACTACCCCGTCGACCGGGAACTCGGCGACCAGATCCTGCGCATTCACCCCAAGATCGCCGTCGACGCCCGCGCGGGCCGCGCCTTCCTCGTGCGCACCATCACCCACCTGGCCCGTGAGGAGGGCGTCCGGCAGTTCCTGGACGTCGGCACGGGGCTGCCCACCCACCAGAACACCCACGAGATCGCGCAGGCCGCCGCACCCGACTCCCGGGTCGTCTACGTCGACAACGACCCCATGGTGCTCGCCCACGCCCGCGCGCTGCTGACCGGCACCGCGGCGGGCGCCACCGAGTTCGTGGACCACGACCTGCGCGACGCCGATCAGGTTCTGGCCCGGGCCGGTGAGCTCCTCGACCTCGACCGGCCGGTGGGGCTGTCCGTCATCGGCACCCTCGGCCACATCCCCACCCTGAAGGAGGCCGTGGACATCGTCGGCGCCTACCTGGCGGGGCTGCCCTCCGGCAGCTTCCTGGTGGTGGCCGACGCGGTCCTGCCGAAGGAGGGCAGCGCCGCGGACGCCCTGGACGAGTGGAACAAGGAGGCCGCCCTGGCCTACCGGGGGCACACCCTGGCGGAGTTCGCGTCCTACTTCGAGGGCCTGGAACTGCTGGAGCCCGGAATCGGCCCCAGCCCCCTGTGGCGTCCGGAGCCGGTCGACGTCGGCAACACACCGGACACCGACATGTACGGCGCGGTCGCCCGCAAACTCTGA
- a CDS encoding universal stress protein: MVKDGMAEPKVTVGVDGSPTASAALLWAAAEADRRGWPLHVVYALAMPLVMSVYAGPTRFPPPEEVTEQGRRVLTEAAGHAHGAHPELRVEEVLALEDPATALLRRSSPEDLLVVGSRGLGAARSALDASVSVRLAARADCPVAVVPGTGAAKPSGPPRRIVVGVDGSENSRRALAFALAEASLVEDGSVVVVHSWQVPLPFDSASLARGGWSPPDELLDQRSQEMVADMLAQVTDGRSESVGVRVLRSAKDPAESIVEAGTTADLIVVGSRGRGSVRGLLLGSVSQGVLHTATVPVVVLPKHPRPRR; encoded by the coding sequence ATGGTGAAGGACGGAATGGCTGAACCGAAGGTGACGGTAGGGGTCGACGGGTCACCGACGGCCTCCGCCGCCCTGCTCTGGGCGGCGGCCGAGGCCGACCGGCGCGGCTGGCCTCTGCACGTGGTGTACGCACTGGCGATGCCGCTGGTGATGTCCGTCTACGCGGGACCCACCCGGTTCCCGCCGCCGGAGGAGGTCACCGAGCAGGGCCGCCGGGTCCTGACGGAGGCGGCCGGGCACGCGCACGGTGCGCACCCGGAACTGCGGGTGGAGGAAGTCCTGGCGTTGGAGGACCCGGCCACCGCACTGTTGCGTCGGAGCTCACCGGAAGACCTCCTGGTCGTGGGTTCGCGCGGCCTGGGCGCGGCGCGCTCGGCGCTGGACGCCTCGGTGAGCGTCAGGCTGGCGGCGCGGGCCGACTGCCCGGTGGCGGTGGTCCCGGGCACCGGAGCGGCGAAACCCTCTGGGCCTCCGCGCCGAATCGTCGTGGGGGTGGACGGTTCCGAGAATTCCCGACGTGCGTTGGCTTTCGCCCTGGCGGAGGCCTCACTGGTGGAGGACGGCTCGGTCGTGGTCGTGCACAGCTGGCAGGTACCGTTGCCGTTCGACTCCGCGTCCTTGGCCAGGGGTGGTTGGTCACCCCCGGACGAGCTTTTGGACCAGCGCTCCCAGGAGATGGTCGCGGACATGCTGGCCCAGGTGACCGACGGCCGGAGCGAGAGTGTGGGGGTCCGCGTCCTGCGCAGCGCCAAGGACCCCGCGGAGTCCATCGTGGAGGCGGGGACGACAGCGGATCTGATCGTGGTCGGTTCCCGGGGGCGGGGAAGCGTACGCGGCCTGCTCCTGGGTTCGGTGAGCCAGGGCGTCCTGCACACGGCGACCGTACCGGTCGTGGTGCTGCCCAAGCACCCGCGCCCACGACGCTGA
- a CDS encoding flavin-containing monooxygenase, which produces MPRDPETQHTSPSTPGTQPPSTQTPGAQTPATRTRSAPPSPDPEPVRLDAAIIGAGFGGMYALHRLRDDLGLNTHAFEAGEGVGGTWYWNRYPGARCDAESVFYSYSFDADLQQEWVWSERYAAQPEILSYAEHVADRLDLRRSITFGTRVTAAHYDESRRLWLLTTDTGQHVEARYLVTALGCLSAAQAPDFKGLEDFRGEIHHTARWPHEGVELAGKRVAVIGTGSSGIQSVPEIARLAEHLTVFQRTPHFTIPARNQPFTEAEFDDIRSRYPQLRAQALEDGAGLPLDPAHGNAADLTEAERAAELDRRWQQGGLAFAATFADLLTDESANSIAADYVRERIGETVQDPRTAELLTPTDYPLATKRICLDTGYYETYNRENVTLVSVRNTPIERITPTGIRVSAADHEDGADNGDGTDHEFDVIVFATGFDAMTGSYTRMDLRGRDGRELAEAWREGPRTYLGLAVSGFPNLFTVTGPGSPSVLGNMMACVEQHVDWITGYIDHLEKTGVAAAEAEEGAQDSWVEHVAEVASATLYPKAGSWYMGANVEGKPRVFMPYAGGLNLYRQQCDEIAAQGYPGFSHTS; this is translated from the coding sequence ATGCCACGGGACCCCGAAACCCAGCACACCTCCCCCAGTACCCCGGGCACACAGCCCCCGAGCACCCAGACCCCGGGCGCACAGACCCCCGCCACCCGAACCCGCTCCGCTCCGCCGTCCCCGGATCCCGAACCGGTCAGGTTGGACGCCGCCATCATCGGGGCCGGGTTCGGCGGTATGTACGCCCTCCACCGCCTGCGGGACGACCTCGGCCTGAACACCCACGCCTTCGAGGCCGGGGAGGGGGTCGGCGGTACCTGGTACTGGAACCGCTACCCGGGCGCACGCTGCGACGCGGAGTCGGTCTTCTACTCCTACTCCTTCGACGCCGACCTCCAGCAGGAGTGGGTCTGGAGCGAGCGCTACGCCGCCCAGCCCGAGATCCTGTCCTACGCCGAACACGTCGCCGACCGCCTGGACCTGCGCCGCAGCATCACCTTCGGCACCCGGGTCACCGCCGCGCACTACGACGAGAGCCGCCGTCTGTGGCTCCTGACCACCGACACCGGGCAGCACGTCGAGGCCCGCTACCTGGTCACCGCGCTCGGCTGCCTGTCCGCGGCCCAGGCCCCCGACTTCAAGGGGCTGGAGGACTTCCGCGGCGAGATCCACCACACCGCCCGCTGGCCGCACGAAGGGGTCGAGCTGGCCGGGAAGCGGGTGGCGGTGATCGGCACCGGTTCCTCCGGGATCCAGTCCGTGCCCGAGATCGCCCGCCTGGCCGAACACCTCACCGTTTTCCAGCGCACCCCGCACTTCACCATCCCGGCCCGCAACCAGCCGTTCACCGAGGCGGAGTTCGACGACATCCGAAGCCGCTACCCGCAGCTGCGCGCCCAGGCCCTGGAGGACGGCGCGGGGCTGCCCCTGGACCCGGCGCACGGCAACGCCGCCGACCTGACCGAGGCGGAACGGGCCGCCGAGCTGGACCGCCGCTGGCAACAGGGCGGCCTCGCCTTCGCCGCCACCTTCGCGGACCTGCTCACCGACGAGTCCGCGAACTCCATCGCCGCCGACTACGTGCGCGAACGCATCGGCGAGACCGTCCAGGACCCGCGCACCGCGGAGCTGCTCACCCCCACCGACTACCCGCTCGCCACCAAGCGCATCTGCCTGGACACCGGTTACTACGAGACCTACAACCGGGAGAACGTCACCCTGGTGTCGGTCCGAAACACCCCGATCGAGCGGATCACCCCCACCGGGATCCGGGTCAGCGCTGCCGACCACGAGGACGGCGCGGACAACGGGGACGGCACCGACCACGAGTTCGACGTGATCGTCTTCGCCACCGGGTTCGACGCGATGACCGGCTCCTACACCCGTATGGACCTGCGCGGCCGCGACGGGCGCGAGCTCGCGGAGGCCTGGCGGGAGGGTCCCCGCACCTACCTGGGGTTGGCGGTCTCCGGCTTCCCGAACCTGTTCACCGTCACCGGCCCGGGCAGCCCCTCGGTGCTCGGCAACATGATGGCCTGCGTCGAACAGCACGTGGACTGGATCACCGGCTACATCGACCACCTGGAGAAAACCGGTGTCGCGGCCGCCGAAGCCGAGGAGGGGGCTCAGGACTCCTGGGTGGAGCACGTCGCCGAGGTCGCCTCCGCCACCCTCTACCCGAAGGCGGGCTCCTGGTACATGGGAGCCAACGTCGAGGGCAAGCCGCGGGTGTTCATGCCCTACGCGGGCGGCCTGAACCTGTACCGGCAGCAGTGCGACGAGATCGCCGCCCAGGGCTACCCCGGGTTCTCGCACACCAGCTGA